The Ptychodera flava strain L36383 chromosome 14, AS_Pfla_20210202, whole genome shotgun sequence genome segment ACAACATAAAAATTATGGCTAGTAACTGCTCCTCTGTACCCGGAGGTCACACTATCATGTATTCGTTTACAAATTGACGAACATTCACGTTTTCGTGCATTTTACACAAATGGCATACTCCCTTGCGACAGGTACGAAGCTATTTGAATTCTTCAGTATCGCCTAAAAATACAGCCTTTCCCTGTTACGTACCTTACACCTATCTACTATGGCCTCGGCAAGGTCAGGTCGTCCTCTCAGAACTGCCTCGTCATATGCAGTTTGGCCCTGAAAAATATATGATTGCATGAAATAATTTACGAAAAATAATGTTACGTGCTTTACGTTGAACAGGTCTAATACTACAAAATCACGTGTAGTACAGGGATCGATGATTGTTGGACGCGTATGAGATTAGTCAATAATTTGGGCTCGTCTTTCTTTAGCTTGCGGCCCAACGTTCAAGTTTATCTCAAGATGCTAAATTTGAGTGTTTGGACAGGGTGTTGATGAATTTGTGGAACTACTTATCTTCAGTGCTAATCATCTTAAATGCCCACCTCGTACTTCATGTAGCTGACGTCACACTTTCTCATCAAGATACACTGAACAGTGGTGAGATCGCCAAGTCTTACCGCCCACAGGAGAGAGGACGGGATATCCTGTGAAGTAAGTGCAAAAAGCATTACACGAGCCACAGTATCGTGATGGAGGGACTGAGACGGAACTGATGTAGAAAGTAACGTTCATTTACGCATGATCAATCCATTCTGAAACGAAATTTCTGGATGAAAGCGTCCATGCTTAACTAAATTAGGTTTACATTGTTAACTTGTTAAAGTGTTGATATCCTGATATTACCCTATCCTTTTCCAGTGGCAGAGTTGTCTGTGCCCGTTTCCGAGTCACTTCGACTTCTTTCAGACCTGGCGATTTTACCTGCTTTTAagaatgaaaaattattttgagtaATGCTCCTATACTTGGAAAACTagtttcaaaaatatcactTACGACATGCAGAAAAAGcaattataatatttcataatCTTATGAACTCCTAACTAAAAGTTAGTCGTGAATTCCAGGCATTCGGTGGCACAACCCAGAAATTGATTGACCGTTCCACTGTCCGATACATTGGTTGATTAATCGCCAGATAGTAAAAGGTGACTTGAACAGCACCACTTACAGTGACACCGGGGGTGCCAGTACTTGCACTCTTATATGGCGGTTTCCTCCCATCTTTGTGGCTTGCTTCatgctgttgaaatgaaaaCAGTATATGTTATAAGTCAAGGTAGGACGAGGGACAGGACAGCATAGAAGGTGTACTCCCCGTGTTGAATTAGGTGTGACATAATGGTCTAAAACGGAACTGGGAGATCTAACAATCCAGAAGAATGGCCGGGTTCTCTGAGTGTGACTTGTAAGAAAGCTCCTCTCGAAAAGTAGAAACATTTGCCATAGTTCCAAAATCCTGGAGAGACACTACACGGATCTTTTTCAGGGAGCATCCGAACAAACTCTCGTCTAGACTTAAACACATTGCCAAGTTCCTCATAATTGGACAAAATTGCTGCAAAGGTGACGCATTACCCGGTTCTTGCCCGTTAGCAACGATACTATCTCAGGTTTGTGATTCAACTTTGCGATGTGCAAAGGCGTCCACTtgccctaaaaacaaaaaaacaaaaacatatttacGAATAAATAATCTATATTTACGAATAAATAATCTATAAAAGTTACGTTACACACAATTATCGAGCTGCAAGAACCCTGTACCGTCAGAGGAAGACTATGACATCATATGATTATGCATTGCACAATTTCAGGGCAATGTGATCGTATTAATAATCTGTAAAATACAAGATAGACAAGGGCAGAAAATCTTCACCTCTTTCTGGATTAAAGGATCAGCTCCTTCGGCCAATAGCAATTTGGCGGCATCCACGTGACCTTGTTGGGCGGCTGCGAACAATGGCGTGGCACCATTCTAAAAACAGACATGACATGATCGGAGAATAAAATGCCCTGCATTTGTCCTGCATCCATGATTAGTGTTATCAATAGCAGTGAAGTACACTGCAGCAAAGGGACACTTTAACTACCGTGGTATTTCTGATATGATACTTTTGATATTCCGTCAACGTACCAAATAAATGGAGATAAATGTTAACTGTGACGCATATTTCCCGCAGATCGGATTGAATCGTTAATTCTGCAATAGCTTGGAGCAAAACTAGATATACTGGACCGTTATTTGATAGAAGAACTCAAAGTAAATTCACAACATACCATATACAAGACGTTGACATCATGATCTACTAAATAATTAACATACCATAAAAATATACTCAACATCATAACCAAGCAACGCTAACATTTCAATTTAGATTTGAATCGTGCGTCGATCATTTTAATACAGTGTATGCATATTATATTCATTTGTGCATACACGTATCTTCACAGACCGCGTATGATGTATCGCATCGCAAGGAGAACGTTATAATGCGTGACCCGTGGCCTTTGTTCGTATCTTCCGTATCGTTTTACCTTATCCTGAGCATTGACGTCAGCTCCGTGATCTATCAACGTCTTCATAACTTTTGCATGGCCTTGTTGTGCTGCCACGTACAGAGGTGTCGAGTCGTCCTGTGTGGTTCGGGGGAAAACGCAGTGGAGTTGACGTTTAATGTATAATAGCAGTGCGTAACATCTCGCAAATTCCAGAAATACTATAGCATGGAATCTATAACACATTATACGTATTCTTAGATTCGCTGTGTACGTTCCTTCATACGGTTTCATACCTACAGACTGGCACATCTAAACTGTTTAGTTTAAACACACATCTCTAGAATTTGTGATAAAAAGATGGAGAACGCAAGAACAGAATCTATATTCTCCGCAATAGATAATTCACAACTGTAGTAATTTCTTGTCCTGTCTTAGATCTGAGATGGGAAGCCGAGCTGTGTCATGTACACTCATCCCTTGATGGAAAGCCAGAGTCACCTCACTTTTGTTGAGTATCAGTCTTTGCCGTGAACAGAACACAAAAATTTGAATCACACACAAACTTCCATTAACAAACGATGCTATCGTAAGATTGACCACATAAGTTACATCTAGTTCTGTCAAGAGCCAACCATACCTTCCTTTTGTAATCAACTACTGCTCCCGCATCCAGTAGGAAGGCTACCACGTCGTTATGACCATTAAAACTTGCAGTGTCCAATGGCGTGGCGCCAAACTATTACAGAAATAGGAAAAAGAGATTCTGGAGCATATCACAGACTCAAGTCGTGGATTTGATATATTTGAGACACATATTTGAAAAGGGTTCTGAAACAAATATTGCAGTGAATTTTCAGCCATCTCAAAAATGCACAAAGCTGTGAGATTTTGATATTCGCGATAGTGTATGCCGTGTTGTAtgcatttcatcatagacacttGACATTCCTTTCATGGAAATTCTAAGAATGTAAAGGAAGCTTTATTACCCCGATGACTTTTTCGCCAAATTTACCAATTGTTGATGTTGGATTCGGTACTTTAAGCACGTTCAAATTAAACAGGGGATAATCTTGTATTGTTTCAAAAACACAGGTTCAAAAAGTTGCTCTAAAGATTTTATTTTGCGACGACGTGATATCAATTGGAGTTCCTTTCAGCATTTTTTTATCTCTGTAGACGTTTCGGTGTTCTCCCTTTCTGTATTCGATATTCCATCAGTGTCAGaacaacatattttttcatctacCAGtgtgaaatcaaaaataaaatgagcaCAAACAAATTACACTTCCCGTCGTATGTAATGCACAATTCGTGGCAGATGAATTTTCCATATTGATAAAGAACtattagcataaaatttaaataccgaaacaatgctcattaatataatttgcacaAATTTATACTAATCTGCCCCGTATCTTGCACTTATAACCCCGTCGCACCAGCAAACATTGATGTAGTAGTACACGTACTGTGTTTTCTTTGTGGATATTTGCCCCGAACTTATGAAGGAATTTCACGATATCCAAGTGACTGTTTCTTGTCGCAGCGTGAAGTGGAGTGTCTCCATCCTGCACAAAAAAGTGGATTAGCTTATTGAGATAACGGATTGGATTTATATTAATCGTGTAGCATTTAACATATGTACTAGTAACGGTGGCGAGCACGTGAAGTTTGCGGAAGAACGATTTTACCGATGCAGAACATGCGAGACGAACAAGCCTTATAACATAGACCTTACCTTCACAGGttaaatttcatatatatatatatatatatatatatatgtatatatatatatatatatatatatatatatatatatatatatatatatatatatatattatagtaaTATGGTCTCCAAAATGTAACGTTGTGAggaatgtatatgtatgtatatatatatatatatatatatatatatatatatatatatatatatatatatattatattatgtaaTATGTCTCCAAAATGTAACGTTGTGAGGaattatgagagagagagagagagagagagagagagaggagagagagagagagagagagagagagagagagagagagtaaatGTATATTGTTTATGACTGTTTATTTCACCAAAGTTAAATACAATAATGTTGAAATCTGACTCAAATAGTGAATTTAGCAAGTTCTAACTCTGGTGAGGACCATAGAAAATAGGTATACATACCTAGTCGAGTCTATGGTCCGTAATGAATATTTAGACCTATCTTGTTGCGAGATACAAcgaagaatgacagaaatcactTCTATTAACAAATGTTAACAACAAATGCggataaatatacatattgctGAGAAGTTAAAACTCTTTCTCAGTATGCCATGTAGGCATGAATAAGCAGATCTatagaaaataatgaaaaatacattgtatAGCACAGACAAATGCACagcgagaaaaataaaataaaatatggatGGAAAATAGAAAACATTACTCTGCCAGGAGATATCTTTTCAGATGTTTTTTAAACTGATGTCTATTAGTAATATGTTTTATGGCTGAAGGAAGGGAATTCCAATGCCGAGTTGCTGCATACTTAAAGTTGTGATGGTTGACCGTGAGCTTTACTTTGGGAACTGGTAAATTTCCACTGATACTTGAGCGAGTTGAGTAATTATGCGGAACAGGATGAGGTAAATAGTGGTAAAGACTATGTGCATAGTGGCCTGTATTAAGATCATATAGGAACAAGCAGGACTGTTGTTTGCAAAGTGCATGGATGTCAAGGATACCAAATTTGGCGAACAGGGGAGCTGAGGGGGCatcaaaagcagaaaaagaaatTAACCTTACAAGTTTCTTTTGAATAAGGAGAAGCGGTTTAAGGGTGGACCGATAAGCATTCCCCCAAATTTCGAGACAGTACATAAGGTGGGGCAAGATGAGACTATTATATAATAAAAGAAGAGCAGTTTTAGGAACATAGTGGCGTATACGCGAAATGATGCCAACAATGGGACTAATCTTACTTCGTACTCTCTCGATATGAGATTTCCATGTTAATGAAGGGTCAATCGATACCCCCAGGTAAGTTGTTGAGGACACACCGTTTATAGTCGCACTACCAACAACTAATGATCCGTGAACATGTATCTGCTTCTGCTGAGTTTTAATAATCATGTAATTAGTTTTCTCAAGACTAATAGTGAGCTTATTTGCTCGACACCATATACACACCTTGTTAAAATGGACATTTAAATCATCTAAGTCAACAGTTGGGGTATCAATGGATCTGAAGAGGTTAGTGTCGTCTGCAAAAAGACGAAAGCTGAAAGCATCAGTTGAGGAAGTAATATCATTGATGTAAAGGAGGAAAAGGATAGGTCCAAGTATAGAACCTTGAGGCACACcacatttcaactgcattgggGATGACAAGTTCCCATCTATATCAACCATTTGTTGCCGATTTTCAAGATAGCTTTCGAACCAATTGAGggcgcgtcctctgataccatAGTGAGAAAGTTTATGAAGGAGAATGTTATGATCAATCGTGTCGAAAGCCTTACGTAAGTCAATAAAAATACCAAATGTAATATAACCTTCGTCCATTTTGTCAGAGAGATCAGATACAAGATCGGCAAGAGCCAGTGTGGTGCTGTAATGTTTCCGAAAACCATATTGAGTACTAATAAGGATGTTGAATTTATCCAGAAAGGACAACATCTGGTTTTTAACTACAGATTCAAAAACTTTACTAATCATGGGCAAAATTGATATAGGCCTATAGTTCCCAAGATCAAGAGCAGAACCCTTTTTGTAGAGTGGGGTAACCTTAGCATGCTTCAAAGCGTCCGGAAAGATGCCTGAAGTCAAAGAGCAATTTACAATATGTGCAAGGGGACGGGAAATAACATGACATGCATCGACAACTATTTTAGGGTGAACGTGATCAAGCCCCATAGCTTTGGATGGATCCATGCGCTGGATTATTTTGAGAATATCACTGTCAATTACGGGGTGGAAAAAGAAAGAATGGGAGTGACTTTCACTGAGAAAATGATGATAGCTAACAGGTGAGGTTATAGATGATGCCAGGTTTGGAccaatgtttgtaaagaaatggtTAAACTTATCAGCAATCTTGACTTTATCAGTAATAAGCTTATTTGTGTTATCGTCATCCTTTATTTGTTTCGGTGATGTCACCCTGTTCTTCGCCAGGACTTCACTAATGACATTCCACAATTTATTAGAATTCCCGGAGGCACTTTGGAATTTGCGATGATAATAATGGCGTTTGGCAGACTTAAGTAGTTTTGTCAAAAGATTGCGGTAATGTCTATAATACTCTCGAATGCTGGAGTTATCTGGCGATCTTCTCATTTTTGCGAATAAGTTGTGTTTTTTACGGACAGAAATAAGTAAGCCCTTTGACATCCAAGGTTTACGGAGAGCTTTACGCTTTGTACTAGCCTGTTTGATAGGGGCATGTTTGGAATATACGTCACTAAAAAGTTCGCTGAAAATCTTGTAAGAATCATTAGGATTCGTACAATCATAAACAGGCTGCCAGGAGACATTGCCTAATTCTGAAAGAAAAGCATCACGGTTATAGTGCGAAAAGTCAGCTTTGAGGACAGAGCTGGTACTGCTATGCGAAAAAGAGTGACCGAGATTATTTAAGAAGGCAAAAATTGGCAGATGATCGCTGATATCTGCAAGTAGGGTGCCACAGCCAATGAAACGATCTGTAATATTGGTAATGACTAGATCAATTAAGGTCTCAGAATTGTCAGTGATTCTGGTGGGAGttgaaataatttgcataaaattgtaGCTATTGAGAAGAGAATGGAATATTATGATATAAGTATAGGTGTGTATGTCTATGTTCGTGTCTGCATTTATATTAATCTtgcatatataaataaacagataaataGACACACAAGATTTTGTTTTGCCTGGCAAAACACTTACAAGTGTTGCCTTTGCCAAGTTGGCACCGGCTTCCACAAGCGTTTCAACGACCTCTCTGTGACCTTCTTGAGCTGCCATGTACAAAGGCGTGGTTCGATCCTGTTACAGACACAGTGGGAGAAAATATTACATGACAGGTGGACTCTGTTAAACACGTCTTCTTAAGTTATTTTAAAGgcgtgtttgtttgtctttctaACTTACTACATTCTCACAGTTGGTTAAACGTACACTTCGCAAAATGCCTTCGCGTTGCGCCGCTCGCGGATTCATACTGTAAAAATTGAAGACATCTTGACTTGGAATTTTGTACACTTACAGCATATGCTGAATGCGTCAATCTAAATCTGTGATTTTAACCTAGTTTCCACGGAACagcgatttgcatatttttaacaaGTTTGCTTCAAAATTGGAACGAGGTGTTGAAAATGTCTTTCTGTCATTCACGTAATGTCATTTCACCCATTCCTGTAGT includes the following:
- the LOC139150252 gene encoding ankyrin repeat domain-containing protein 29-like isoform X1 — protein: MATDVTGKEEKYQSRLYEAITARKLKDVENLLTSGYCDPNKCNLGSNKSSPLHLAIDYDFMELVRILLNRNVHLEAKNKYGQTALDVAAGLGYRDMVRALLEAGADVNCERQDRTTPLYMAAQEGHREVVETLVEAGANLAKATLDGDTPLHAATRNSHLDIVKFLHKFGANIHKENTFGATPLDTASFNGHNDVVAFLLDAGAVVDYKRKDDSTPLYVAAQQGHAKVMKTLIDHGADVNAQDKNGATPLFAAAQQGHVDAAKLLLAEGADPLIQKEGKWTPLHIAKLNHKPEIVSLLTGKNRHEASHKDGRKPPYKSASTGTPGVTQVKSPGLKEVEVTRKRAQTTLPLEKDRDIPSSLLWAVRLGDLTTVQCILMRKCDVSYMKYEGQTAYDEAVLRGRPDLAEAIVDRCKEVLREFAKGESRRCFQYWRVIARHLDVDYDDVEDEILDEDEGDVAMGNIQELMCYRVFLRWIDNQRHWPDIDAIRRVVDEIEDAI
- the LOC139150252 gene encoding ankyrin repeat domain-containing protein 29-like isoform X2, with the protein product MATDVTGKEEKYQSRLYEAITARKLKDVENLLTSGYCDPNKCNLGSNKSSPLHLAIDYDFMELVRILLNRNVHLEAKNKYGQTALDVAAGLGYRDMVRALLEAGADVNCERQDRTTPLYMAAQEGHREVVETLVEAGANLAKATLDGDTPLHAATRNSHLDIVKFLHKFGANIHKENTFGATPLDTASFNGHNDVVAFLLDAGAVVDYKRKDDSTPLYVAAQQGHAKVMKTLIDHGADVNAQDKNGATPLFAAAQQGHVDAAKLLLAEGADPLIQKEGKWTPLHIAKLNHKPEIVSLLTGKNRHEASHKDGRKPPYKSASTGTPGVTVKSPGLKEVEVTRKRAQTTLPLEKDRDIPSSLLWAVRLGDLTTVQCILMRKCDVSYMKYEGQTAYDEAVLRGRPDLAEAIVDRCKEVLREFAKGESRRCFQYWRVIARHLDVDYDDVEDEILDEDEGDVAMGNIQELMCYRVFLRWIDNQRHWPDIDAIRRVVDEIEDAI
- the LOC139150252 gene encoding ankyrin repeat domain-containing protein 29-like isoform X3, which translates into the protein MATDVTGKEEKYQSRLYEAITARKLKDVENLLTSGYCDPNKCNLGSNKSSPLHLAIDYDFMELVRILLNRNVHLEAKNKYGQTALDVAAGLGYRDMVRALLEAGADVNCERQDRTTPLYMAAQEGHREVVETLVEAGANLAKATLDGDTPLHAATRNSHLDIVKFLHKFGANIHKENTFGATPLDTASFNGHNDVVAFLLDAGAVVDYKRKDDSTPLYVAAQQGHAKVMKTLIDHGADVNAQDKNGATPLFAAAQQGHVDAAKLLLAEGADPLIQKEGKWTPLHIAKLNHKPEIVSLLTGKNRHEASHKDGRKPPYKSASTGTPGVTDIPSSLLWAVRLGDLTTVQCILMRKCDVSYMKYEGQTAYDEAVLRGRPDLAEAIVDRCKEVLREFAKGESRRCFQYWRVIARHLDVDYDDVEDEILDEDEGDVAMGNIQELMCYRVFLRWIDNQRHWPDIDAIRRVVDEIEDAI
- the LOC139150252 gene encoding ankyrin repeat domain-containing protein 29-like isoform X4, which encodes MELVRILLNRNVHLEAKNKYGQTALDVAAGLGYRDMVRALLEAGADVNCERQDRTTPLYMAAQEGHREVVETLVEAGANLAKATLDGDTPLHAATRNSHLDIVKFLHKFGANIHKENTFGATPLDTASFNGHNDVVAFLLDAGAVVDYKRKDDSTPLYVAAQQGHAKVMKTLIDHGADVNAQDKNGATPLFAAAQQGHVDAAKLLLAEGADPLIQKEGKWTPLHIAKLNHKPEIVSLLTGKNRHEASHKDGRKPPYKSASTGTPGVTQVKSPGLKEVEVTRKRAQTTLPLEKDRDIPSSLLWAVRLGDLTTVQCILMRKCDVSYMKYEGQTAYDEAVLRGRPDLAEAIVDRCKEVLREFAKGESRRCFQYWRVIARHLDVDYDDVEDEILDEDEGDVAMGNIQELMCYRVFLRWIDNQRHWPDIDAIRRVVDEIEDAI